A single region of the Macadamia integrifolia cultivar HAES 741 unplaced genomic scaffold, SCU_Mint_v3 scaffold1248, whole genome shotgun sequence genome encodes:
- the LOC122063189 gene encoding disease resistance protein RPH8A-like isoform X3 — protein MRKLRHLYVEVDSKIHLPQQENDVSVSALQTLSQLNTDTLRFNGWNHLRNLTNLRKLKLYGNYMGKEELARLPECLQSLWLDKGFQTFKGLVFSCYLHLHKLSLKGRLEKYPDIHEFPPNLAKLTLAYSQLGDDPMPLLERLPCLRSLMLLDDSYVGAKMVCSMGGFQRLEDLQLVGLRQMLEWEITGGMPRLERLTVHSCSRLKKIPDGLKGITTLRVLDINMPLSFNSRMDLDKVDWDKIKHVPSIITTISKSDPRLDRIPTGISIPKQEDLPWYQRDHIALMREEKPCIKEQSSKPKWRQDFEGFLSCILRKR, from the exons ATGAGAAAGTTGAGACATTTGTATGTGGAAGTGGATTCCAAAATTCACCTTCCACAACAGGAAAATGATGTCTCTGTAAGTGCCCTCCAAACTCTTTCCCAGTTGAATACTGACACTTTGAGGTTTAATGGGTGGAATCACTTGAGAAACTTGACTAATCTTAGGAAACTGAAATTATATGGTAATTACATGGGAAAAGAGGAATTGGCTAGATTACCTGAGTGCCTGCAGTCTCTGTGGTTGGACAAGGGTTTCCAAACATTCAAAGGATTGGTGTTTTCTTGCTATCTGCATCTTCATAAGTTGTCTTTGAAGGGAAGATTAGAGAAGTATCCTGACATCCATGAGTTCCCACCAAACCTAGCTAAGTTAACACTGGCTTATTCCCAATTGGGGGATGATCCTATGCCATTGCTAGAGAGGCTACCATGTTTAAGGAGTCTCATGTTATTAGATGATTCATATGTGGGTGCAAAAATGGTTTGCTCCATGGGGGGTTTTCAGAGACTTGAAGACTTGCAACTTGTAGGTCTGCGTCAAATGTTGGAGTGGGAGATAACAGGAGGGATGCCAAGACTTGAAAGGTTGACCGTTCATTCATGCTCAAGATTAAAAAAGATCCCTGATGGATTGAAGGGGATAACCACCCTCAGGGTACTTGATATCAATATGCCTCTAAGCTTCAATTCCAGGATGGATTTGGACAAGGTGGATTGGGACAAGATCAAACACGTACCCTCAATTATAACAACAATAAGCAAGTCTGATCCCAGGTTAGACAGGATCCCAACAGGAATCTCTATTCCGAAACAAGAAGACCTCCCATG GTATCAAAGGGATCACATCGCTTTGATGAGAGAAGAAAAACCATG TATCAAAGAGCAGTCGTCGAAACCAAAATGGAGGCAAGATTTTGAAGGATTCTTATCCTGCATCTTGAGGAAAAGATAA
- the LOC122063189 gene encoding probable disease resistance RPP8-like protein 4 isoform X4, producing MRKLRHLYVEVDSKIHLPQQENDVSVSALQTLSQLNTDTLRFNGWNHLRNLTNLRKLKLYGNYMGKEELARLPECLQSLWLDKGFQTFKGLVFSCYLHLHKLSLKGRLEKYPDIHEFPPNLAKLTLAYSQLGDDPMPLLERLPCLRSLMLLDDSYVGAKMVCSMGGFQRLEDLQLVGLRQMLEWEITGGMPRLERLTVHSCSRLKKIPDGLKGITTLRVLDINMPLSFNSRMDLDKVDWDKIKHVPSIITTISKSDPRLDRIPTGISIPKQEDLPWYQRDHIALMREEKPWNTGCCHHAIKN from the exons ATGAGAAAGTTGAGACATTTGTATGTGGAAGTGGATTCCAAAATTCACCTTCCACAACAGGAAAATGATGTCTCTGTAAGTGCCCTCCAAACTCTTTCCCAGTTGAATACTGACACTTTGAGGTTTAATGGGTGGAATCACTTGAGAAACTTGACTAATCTTAGGAAACTGAAATTATATGGTAATTACATGGGAAAAGAGGAATTGGCTAGATTACCTGAGTGCCTGCAGTCTCTGTGGTTGGACAAGGGTTTCCAAACATTCAAAGGATTGGTGTTTTCTTGCTATCTGCATCTTCATAAGTTGTCTTTGAAGGGAAGATTAGAGAAGTATCCTGACATCCATGAGTTCCCACCAAACCTAGCTAAGTTAACACTGGCTTATTCCCAATTGGGGGATGATCCTATGCCATTGCTAGAGAGGCTACCATGTTTAAGGAGTCTCATGTTATTAGATGATTCATATGTGGGTGCAAAAATGGTTTGCTCCATGGGGGGTTTTCAGAGACTTGAAGACTTGCAACTTGTAGGTCTGCGTCAAATGTTGGAGTGGGAGATAACAGGAGGGATGCCAAGACTTGAAAGGTTGACCGTTCATTCATGCTCAAGATTAAAAAAGATCCCTGATGGATTGAAGGGGATAACCACCCTCAGGGTACTTGATATCAATATGCCTCTAAGCTTCAATTCCAGGATGGATTTGGACAAGGTGGATTGGGACAAGATCAAACACGTACCCTCAATTATAACAACAATAAGCAAGTCTGATCCCAGGTTAGACAGGATCCCAACAGGAATCTCTATTCCGAAACAAGAAGACCTCCCATG GTATCAAAGGGATCACATCGCTTTGATGAGAGAAGAAAAACCATG
- the LOC122063189 gene encoding toMV resistance protein Tm-2(2)-like isoform X1 — protein sequence MAGVAVATVVRSLGDLIGKQLYEEVSLLYGVKDEVEWIQRELLRIQCFLKDAEAIEKDNERVKNWIREVKEVASMAEDVVDTFNLEIEGRGTIRRGGFRGILNNYISIFKKPITRHKVGEKIQEIRLKIHEISESRSTYGMGNIDTGGEGKNYERQSLKEWRRSSPHIEEPDFVGFKEDIELLEARLLLREERRCVVSIIGMGGLGKTTLAKKLYNRVRNYFSCLAWIYISQEYVLEDLLQYIGKRVGLPDVMKMNQEELKEELYKFLTRRKYLIVLDDIWKTRTWDELQAALPDGFSGSRIIITTRNRDVAIHADARTPPHELHFLDEEESWELFSRKVFPNKEIDNSYCPPELQGLGRDIVAKCGGLPLALAVMGGLLLRKQKMVQAWKTVLQSMNWQLDQDDHSCMKILALSYNDLPDCLKSCFLYFGIFPEDHEICTSKLINMWVAEGFIKPRGQETLEDAAEDCLDEITRRSLIQSVTRRFDGRIKSCRIHDLLRDLSIS from the coding sequence ATGGCTGGAGTTGCAGTTGCCACAGTGGTTCGAAGTCTTGGTGACCTTATTGGTAAGCAGCTTTATGAAGAAGTATCTCTTCTGTATGGAGTTAAAGATGAAGTTGAATGGATTCAAAGAGAGCTGTTACGGATACAATGCTTCCTAAAAGATGCAGAAGCCATAGAAAAGGATAATGAAAGAGTCAAGAATTGGATAAGAGAAGTGAAGGAAGTGGCCTCCATGGCAGAGGATGTTGTGGACACCTTCAACCTCGAAATAGAAGGCCGTGGCACAATCAGGAGGGGTGGATTCAGGGGCATCCTCAACAATTATATTTCCATCTTCAAAAAGCCCATAACCCGACATAAGGTTGGAGAAAAGATACAAGAGATCAGGCTTAAAATCCATGAGATCTCTGAGAGCAGATCAACTTATGGCATGGGAAACATTGATACAGGGGGAGAAGGGAAAAATTATGAGAGGCAAAGCCTGAAAGAATGGAGGCGATCTTCCCCTCATATTGAGGAACCAGATTTTGTTGGTTTCAAGGAAGACATAGAGTTGTTGGAGGCAAGACTGTTGCTGCGGGAGGAACGCAGGTGCGTAGTTTCTATAATTGGGATGGGTGGTTTGGGTAAAACAACTCTTGCTAAGAAGCTTTATAATCGTGTTAGAAATTATTTTAGCTGTCTTGCTTGGATCTACATATCCCAAGAATATGTACTGGAAGACCTCCTACAATATATAGGCAAAAGAGTTGGGCTTCCAGATGTGATGAAGATGAATCAAGAAGAGTTGAAGGAGGAACTCTACAAGTTCTTGACGAGGAGGAAGTACTTGATCGTATTGGATGACATTTGGAAAACAAGAACATGGGATGAGCTTCAGGCAGCTCTGCCAGATGGTTTCAGTGGGAGTAGAATAATCATAACCACTCGCAATAGAGATGTAGCCATACATGCTGATGCGAGGACACCCCCTCATGAGCTACATTTCCTAGATGAGGAGGAGAGCTGGGAATTGTTCTCAAGGAAGGTTTTCCCAAATAAAGAAATCGACAATAGTTATTGTCCTCCGGAGTTGCAGGGTTTGGGCAGAGATATAGTGGCAAAATGTGGTGGGTTACCTCTAGCTCTTGCAGTAATGGGAGGTCTCTTATTAAGGAAACAGAAAATGGTTCAAGCATGGAAGACAGTACTGCAAAGCATGAATTGGCAGCTTGATCAAGACGACCATTCTTGTATGAAAATATTAGCCTTGAGTTACAATGATCTACCTGACTGTCTCAAGTCTTGTTTCCTCTATTTTGGTATTTTCCCAGAAGACCATGAAATTTGTACAAGCAAATTGATCAATATGTGGGTTGCAGAAGGATTCATCAAACCTCGGGGTCAGGAAACATTGGAAGATGCCGCAGAAGATTGCTTGGACGAGATAACACGACGGAGCTTGATTCAATCAGTAACTAGAAGGTTCGACGGAAGGATCAAGTCATGCCGCATTCACGATCTTCTTCGAGACCTCTCCATTTCGTAA
- the LOC122063189 gene encoding putative disease resistance protein At1g50180 isoform X2, whose amino-acid sequence MAGVAVATVVRSLGDLIGKQLYEEVSLLYGVKDEVEWIQRELLRIQCFLKDAEAIEKDNERVKNWIREVKEVASMAEDVVDTFNLEIEGRGTIRRGGFRGILNNYISIFKKPITRHKVGEKIQEIRLKIHEISESRSTYGMGNIDTGGEGKNYERQSLKEWRRSSPHIEEPDFVGFKEDIELLEARLLLREERRCVVSIIGMGGLGKTTLAKKLYNRVRNYFSCLAWIYISQEYVLEDLLQYIGKRVGLPDVMKMNQEELKEELYKFLTRRKYLIVLDDIWKTRTWDELQAALPDGFSGSRIIITTRNRDVAIHADARTPPHELHFLDEEESWELFSRKVFPNKEIDNSYCPPELQGLGRDIVAKCGGLPLALAVMGGLLLRKQKMVQAWKTVLQSMNWQLDQDDHS is encoded by the exons ATGGCTGGAGTTGCAGTTGCCACAGTGGTTCGAAGTCTTGGTGACCTTATTGGTAAGCAGCTTTATGAAGAAGTATCTCTTCTGTATGGAGTTAAAGATGAAGTTGAATGGATTCAAAGAGAGCTGTTACGGATACAATGCTTCCTAAAAGATGCAGAAGCCATAGAAAAGGATAATGAAAGAGTCAAGAATTGGATAAGAGAAGTGAAGGAAGTGGCCTCCATGGCAGAGGATGTTGTGGACACCTTCAACCTCGAAATAGAAGGCCGTGGCACAATCAGGAGGGGTGGATTCAGGGGCATCCTCAACAATTATATTTCCATCTTCAAAAAGCCCATAACCCGACATAAGGTTGGAGAAAAGATACAAGAGATCAGGCTTAAAATCCATGAGATCTCTGAGAGCAGATCAACTTATGGCATGGGAAACATTGATACAGGGGGAGAAGGGAAAAATTATGAGAGGCAAAGCCTGAAAGAATGGAGGCGATCTTCCCCTCATATTGAGGAACCAGATTTTGTTGGTTTCAAGGAAGACATAGAGTTGTTGGAGGCAAGACTGTTGCTGCGGGAGGAACGCAGGTGCGTAGTTTCTATAATTGGGATGGGTGGTTTGGGTAAAACAACTCTTGCTAAGAAGCTTTATAATCGTGTTAGAAATTATTTTAGCTGTCTTGCTTGGATCTACATATCCCAAGAATATGTACTGGAAGACCTCCTACAATATATAGGCAAAAGAGTTGGGCTTCCAGATGTGATGAAGATGAATCAAGAAGAGTTGAAGGAGGAACTCTACAAGTTCTTGACGAGGAGGAAGTACTTGATCGTATTGGATGACATTTGGAAAACAAGAACATGGGATGAGCTTCAGGCAGCTCTGCCAGATGGTTTCAGTGGGAGTAGAATAATCATAACCACTCGCAATAGAGATGTAGCCATACATGCTGATGCGAGGACACCCCCTCATGAGCTACATTTCCTAGATGAGGAGGAGAGCTGGGAATTGTTCTCAAGGAAGGTTTTCCCAAATAAAGAAATCGACAATAGTTATTGTCCTCCGGAGTTGCAGGGTTTGGGCAGAGATATAGTGGCAAAATGTGGTGGGTTACCTCTAGCTCTTGCAGTAATGGGAGGTCTCTTATTAAGGAAACAGAAAATGGTTCAAGCATGGAAGACAGTACTGCAAAGCATGAATTGGCAGCTTGATCAAGACGACCATTCTT AA